Proteins encoded together in one Candidatus Desulfatibia profunda window:
- a CDS encoding adenosylcobinamide-GDP ribazoletransferase, with protein MKHLIAAIQFLTILPVGKSERYDPQGMIPYFPVVGIILGVLVSAFDQAAIRLWTASTAAVLDVILMLVLTAALHLDGLGDTADGILGHRTKEQALLVMKDSRIGVMGLVAIASGLSLKWAGIAGLDAHRSLLLIVIPAYARGGMLFGIRFLEYGRPEGGTGLAFFDDPLDMSAFWGLLIPVALSYFLGSMGIWLNIMFAAITASIIFYYKKRLGCITGDMLGAMAEITEAMLFLLVSIRGL; from the coding sequence ATGAAACATCTCATCGCCGCCATACAGTTTTTGACCATTCTGCCTGTGGGCAAATCCGAACGATATGATCCCCAAGGAATGATCCCGTACTTTCCGGTTGTGGGCATCATTTTGGGGGTGCTGGTTTCAGCTTTCGATCAGGCGGCAATTCGATTATGGACGGCATCGACCGCTGCCGTCCTCGATGTCATTTTAATGCTTGTGCTCACGGCTGCGCTTCATCTGGACGGTTTGGGAGACACCGCCGACGGCATCCTGGGGCACCGCACCAAGGAACAGGCCTTGCTGGTAATGAAAGACAGCCGAATCGGTGTGATGGGGCTTGTGGCGATTGCCAGTGGGTTATCCCTGAAGTGGGCCGGTATTGCGGGCCTGGATGCCCATCGAAGCCTCCTGCTTATTGTTATCCCGGCCTATGCCAGAGGCGGCATGCTGTTCGGAATACGGTTTTTGGAATATGGCCGGCCTGAAGGCGGCACCGGCCTGGCTTTTTTTGATGATCCTCTGGACATGAGCGCTTTTTGGGGATTGCTTATCCCCGTCGCCCTGTCGTATTTTCTGGGCTCAATGGGAATCTGGTTGAATATTATGTTCGCGGCCATAACGGCAAGCATCATTTTCTACTATAAAAAGCGCCTAGGATGTATCACCGGTGACATGCTGGGTGCCATGGCCGAAATAACCGAAGCCATGCTCTTTCTGCTGGTTTCCATCAGGGGGCTGTAA
- a CDS encoding pyridoxal phosphate-dependent class II aminotransferase, producing the protein MLKGHGGNIFDLAQRLGCDPFDIVDMSSNVNPLGPLPGLVGFLKEKLTAITALPEVDARNTAQVFAARYRLESAQVLAGNGTTQFIYTIPPALDTRRALILGPTYADYADSCGMHNVRYDYLMTPESLDFEPDIETIIQRTGGYDTVFICNPNNPTGTLIPKTALERLCRYHPDTYFVIDESYLPFVNGADRFSMLHGGFPNVLILNSMSKIFRIPGLRIGFLISSGRIIEKFRAFLLPWSVNSLAQTAVDYLMKHTAEVDAFIDKTVAFLETERKLMTDAFEDVSGIKLFSSKTSFILAKLQGKITADMVCNHLAADGILIRNCSNFKGLSEHFIRISLKTDDINKMLAEKITKFLGSV; encoded by the coding sequence ATGCTGAAAGGTCACGGCGGAAATATTTTTGACCTGGCCCAAAGATTGGGGTGTGATCCCTTTGATATCGTTGATATGAGCAGCAACGTTAATCCGTTGGGTCCTCTGCCCGGTCTGGTCGGTTTTTTAAAGGAAAAGTTGACTGCCATTACCGCCCTGCCGGAAGTCGATGCCAGGAACACGGCCCAAGTTTTCGCAGCCCGCTACCGTCTCGAGTCCGCCCAGGTCCTTGCCGGAAACGGAACCACCCAATTCATTTACACCATACCGCCGGCTCTTGACACCAGACGGGCATTGATCCTCGGCCCCACCTATGCCGATTACGCCGATTCCTGCGGCATGCATAATGTCCGGTACGATTATCTGATGACCCCTGAGTCGCTCGATTTTGAGCCGGATATCGAAACCATCATCCAGCGTACCGGAGGTTATGATACGGTTTTTATATGCAACCCCAACAATCCGACCGGCACTCTGATACCCAAGACCGCGCTTGAACGACTGTGCCGGTATCATCCGGACACATATTTTGTCATTGACGAATCCTACCTGCCGTTTGTCAACGGTGCCGATCGATTCAGCATGTTGCATGGCGGTTTCCCCAATGTGCTGATTTTGAATTCCATGTCAAAAATATTCAGAATCCCCGGTTTAAGGATCGGATTTTTGATTTCATCAGGCCGGATCATCGAAAAGTTCAGAGCGTTTTTGCTGCCCTGGAGCGTCAACAGCTTGGCCCAGACAGCCGTCGACTATTTGATGAAACATACGGCTGAGGTAGATGCTTTTATTGACAAAACAGTAGCGTTTCTTGAAACTGAAAGAAAATTAATGACGGATGCTTTTGAGGATGTTTCCGGCATTAAACTTTTTAGCAGCAAAACGTCATTTATCTTGGCTAAACTGCAAGGTAAAATCACGGCGGACATGGTTTGCAATCATTTGGCCGCCGACGGCATCCTCATCAGAAACTGTTCCAATTTTAAAGGTTTATCTGAACATTTTATTCGGATCTCTCTGAAAACAGACGATATTAACAAAATGCTGGCAGAAAAAATTACAAAGTTTTTAGGAAGTGTTTAG
- the cobD gene encoding cobalamin biosynthesis protein CobD, which produces MDFSTSWYVLPAAVILDLAIGDPDFLPHPIRWMGKAVSFLEPVFRKLPAGLTLSGAFFAAFLIAGTWFVAAWSILAAKLIHPLARSGLEILLVYYTVSARSLEDAALGVYRSLKQNWLQEARSRIALIVGRDVGALKADGIARAAVETVAENLVDGIVSPLFFAAIGGAPLAMAYKMVNTLDSMVGYNNETYRHFGKAAARIDDVANFIPARLAVPVISIAAHILVGKGLPTWKTAVTEGANHSSPNAGYPEAAFAGALGVKLGGPNYYQGHLVNKPYIGVRFAPVHPNHIKKACDLMMLSALIWLVIAWIIAILL; this is translated from the coding sequence ATGGATTTTTCGACATCATGGTACGTGCTGCCGGCGGCGGTCATACTTGACCTTGCGATTGGCGATCCTGATTTTCTGCCCCACCCGATCCGGTGGATGGGCAAGGCCGTTTCTTTTTTGGAGCCGGTTTTCAGAAAGCTGCCGGCAGGACTGACACTATCCGGCGCTTTTTTTGCCGCATTCTTGATCGCGGGAACCTGGTTTGTGGCCGCTTGGTCGATTCTGGCCGCCAAGCTCATCCATCCTCTTGCCCGTAGCGGTCTTGAAATCCTGCTGGTCTACTACACGGTCTCGGCGCGATCCCTGGAAGATGCCGCCCTGGGAGTTTACCGGTCTCTCAAACAAAATTGGCTACAAGAGGCTCGGAGCAGAATCGCCCTAATTGTGGGCAGAGACGTCGGCGCGCTGAAAGCGGACGGGATCGCCCGCGCAGCGGTCGAAACGGTCGCTGAAAACCTCGTGGACGGGATTGTATCTCCCCTCTTTTTTGCCGCCATTGGCGGCGCCCCCCTGGCAATGGCCTACAAAATGGTCAATACCCTGGATTCCATGGTCGGATATAATAACGAAACCTATCGGCATTTCGGAAAAGCTGCCGCCAGAATCGACGATGTCGCCAATTTTATCCCTGCCCGCCTTGCGGTTCCGGTCATTTCCATTGCTGCTCACATTCTTGTCGGCAAAGGCTTGCCCACATGGAAAACCGCCGTCACCGAGGGTGCAAACCATTCCAGTCCCAATGCCGGATATCCGGAAGCCGCCTTTGCAGGAGCCCTGGGCGTCAAACTAGGCGGTCCCAACTACTACCAGGGGCATCTGGTCAACAAACCGTATATCGGGGTCCGTTTTGCACCGGTGCACCCCAATCATATCAAAAAGGCCTGCGACCTGATGATGCTGTCCGCGCTGATATGGCTGGTAATTGCATGGATAATAGCGATCCTTCTATGA